One part of the Dysgonomonadaceae bacterium PH5-43 genome encodes these proteins:
- a CDS encoding SsrA-binding protein (product_source=KO:K03664; cath_funfam=2.40.280.10; cog=COG0691; ko=KO:K03664; pfam=PF01668; superfamily=74982; tigrfam=TIGR00086): MAKQNNIIIKNKRASFDYEFIETFVSGIVLTGTEIKSIRLGKASLVDSYCLIINNELWVRNMYIAEYFYGTYNNHEARKDRKLLLNRKELRKIENLSKNTGFTIIPTKMFINEKGYAKLVIAVAKGKKAYDKRQSLREKDDKRDMDRAFKK, from the coding sequence ATGGCAAAACAAAACAATATAATAATAAAAAATAAAAGGGCTTCGTTTGACTATGAATTTATAGAAACTTTTGTTTCGGGAATAGTCTTAACAGGAACGGAAATAAAATCTATTCGCTTAGGTAAAGCAAGTCTTGTAGATAGTTATTGCCTTATAATCAATAACGAACTATGGGTGCGCAATATGTATATAGCAGAGTATTTTTATGGAACGTATAACAATCACGAAGCAAGAAAAGACCGCAAACTACTACTAAATAGAAAGGAACTACGCAAAATAGAAAATCTTTCTAAAAATACAGGCTTTACAATTATCCCTACCAAAATGTTTATTAACGAAAAGGGATACGCTAAGTTGGTTATCGCAGTGGCTAAAGGAAAGAAAGCTTACGATAAACGACAGTCTCTTCGAGAAAAAGACGACAAAAGGGATATGGATAGAGCTTTTAAGAAATAA
- a CDS encoding hypothetical protein (product_source=Hypo-rule applied; transmembrane_helix_parts=Inside_1_33,TMhelix_34_56,Outside_57_65,TMhelix_66_88,Inside_89_107,TMhelix_108_125,Outside_126_128,TMhelix_129_151,Inside_152_157,TMhelix_158_180,Outside_181_189), whose product MYKKLFILLYKLIVEPVSAWGNLEKEKDKNGEEFYKEYLFPIIGIIALLSFIGVLLSEKTFDVQLALKVVLKEVMIYGGGFYLASFLIKEFVFPRFEIKKDKVLSEKFVGYSSVVIYAIAMLGALFPSLFVLQLLSIYTIYVIWVGAVNYLKIEEDYWVRFTTITSIIIMITPFLLKWLISLLMPGMRT is encoded by the coding sequence ATGTATAAAAAACTTTTCATACTGCTATATAAACTCATAGTAGAGCCTGTTTCTGCTTGGGGTAATCTTGAAAAAGAAAAAGATAAAAACGGCGAAGAGTTTTACAAAGAATATTTATTTCCAATTATAGGGATAATAGCTTTGTTGTCGTTTATAGGAGTGTTACTATCAGAAAAAACTTTTGATGTGCAATTAGCTCTTAAGGTTGTTCTTAAAGAGGTTATGATTTATGGTGGAGGTTTTTATTTAGCTTCGTTTCTGATAAAAGAATTTGTATTCCCTCGTTTCGAAATAAAAAAGGATAAGGTATTATCAGAAAAGTTTGTTGGTTATTCGTCGGTGGTTATTTATGCAATAGCAATGCTCGGAGCTTTGTTTCCTTCGTTGTTTGTTCTTCAATTATTATCTATATACACAATATATGTAATATGGGTAGGCGCAGTTAACTATCTGAAAATTGAAGAAGACTATTGGGTGAGGTTTACAACTATTACGAGTATTATAATAATGATTACACCATTCCTGCTTAAGTGGTTGATTAGTCTGCTAATGCCAGGAATGAGAACTTAG
- a CDS encoding hypothetical protein (product_source=Hypo-rule applied; cleavage_site_network=SignalP-noTM; superfamily=50203), producing the protein MKKWFVVLSLCVGVVFTSCIGSDEGENVDNFSNCIAVVGYDNTVNLPTLNFYDGYRKLCSEIIAPQLSAYAVGTGIGASFKIDYNKLYQDKYVSVTEFNSIAELPNHNYSENKSFDPLVATQNTYPLSEVKYSFYTHHLGRIFMFTEVDEVMSNDKVKYNMVYVPEENVTDTVKLYLYAEVGDANYPKRDRGTSVDVFNLEDLFDLGEDTTIASTGAKYKKLNVNLKYCSSQDAETGNYNWTDLIGEDGKPEELLLKRY; encoded by the coding sequence ATGAAAAAGTGGTTTGTGGTTCTTAGCCTATGTGTTGGTGTAGTTTTTACATCGTGTATAGGTTCTGATGAAGGAGAGAATGTCGATAATTTTTCTAATTGTATAGCAGTAGTTGGTTATGATAATACGGTGAATTTACCTACGCTGAATTTTTATGATGGTTATAGAAAATTATGTTCAGAAATTATAGCACCTCAACTTTCAGCCTATGCAGTAGGAACAGGGATAGGAGCTTCTTTCAAAATTGATTATAATAAACTATATCAAGATAAGTATGTGAGTGTTACCGAGTTTAACTCTATAGCAGAATTGCCTAATCATAATTATTCGGAAAATAAAAGTTTCGACCCACTTGTGGCAACTCAAAACACTTATCCTTTGTCGGAGGTTAAATATAGTTTTTATACTCATCATTTAGGACGAATTTTTATGTTTACCGAAGTAGATGAAGTTATGAGTAACGATAAAGTTAAATATAATATGGTGTATGTTCCAGAAGAAAATGTAACAGACACAGTTAAACTTTATTTGTATGCCGAAGTAGGCGATGCCAATTATCCTAAAAGAGATAGAGGAACTTCAGTAGATGTGTTTAATCTTGAAGATTTGTTTGATTTGGGAGAAGACACAACTATCGCTTCAACTGGTGCAAAGTATAAAAAACTAAATGTAAATCTTAAATATTGCTCTTCTCAAGATGCGGAGACTGGCAATTATAACTGGACAGACCTAATTGGTGAAGACGGAAAACCAGAGGAATTATTACTTAAAAGATATTGA
- a CDS encoding 5-methyltetrahydrofolate--homocysteine methyltransferase (product_source=KO:K00548; cath_funfam=1.10.1240.10,3.10.196.10,3.20.20.20,3.20.20.330,3.40.50.280; cog=COG0646,COG1410; ko=KO:K00548; pfam=PF00809,PF02310,PF02574,PF02607,PF02965; smart=SM01018; superfamily=47644,52242,56507,82282; tigrfam=TIGR02082) has product MITLEQILKERILVLDGAMGTMIQQYNLTEEDYKGKRFKSLSCQMKGNNDALNLTQPHIIKEIHSKYLDAGADIIETNTFNSTSISLADYDLQDYVKELNLEGAKIAREVADSYTKKNPDKPRFVAGSVGPTNKTASISPDVSNPAYRNITFDDLYKSFKEQIDALIEGGVDVLLIETVFDTLNLKAALMAAEDSMCELGERIPIMVSFTIAGKSGRILSGQTLDAALASIAHVDLLSVGLNCSFGARDMKPFIKELGRTSPYYISAYPNAGLPNNLGQYDETPEVMSLQIKEYIEEGLVNIIGGCCGTTPSHIAAYSDIVKDAKPRACCSGVKDNLILSGLDTLVINSDSNFINVGERCNVAGSRKFLRLIKEKNYEEALQIARKQVEDGAQILDVNVDDGLLNGVEEMTTFLNLIASEPDIASVPVMIDSSDWNIIEAGLKVLQGKSIVNSISLKNGEDDFLRKAEKIKSYGAAVIAMAFDETGQADTYERKTAVCKRMYRLLVDEVGFKPTDIIFDPNVLAVATGIEEHNSYALAFIRTVEWIKKNLKGAKVSGGISNLSFSFRGNNYLREAMHSVFLYHSIQKGMDMGIVNPSTTILYEDIPSDLLPLIEDVILDRNKDAADKLIEYAQSVNETLVQKEEKKDAWRNLSIEERLKYALVKGNAEYLEQDIEEALKIYSRPLDIIDGPLMEGMNTVGALFGEGKMFLPQVVKTARTMKKAVAVLQPYIEAANDGGVTKAGKILFATVKGDVHDIGKNITSVVLACNNYEIIDLGVMVPPEDIIQKAKEHNVDVIALSGLITPSLQEMSFVASEMEKAGFTIPLIIGGATTSKQHTALKIDTLYKGAVAHVKDASQSVPVVNKLLNPNINKQFIAELKREYASLRETDNSKELVSLDYARKHKLTVDHVKYNTPEPKTKDRLIIEDISLEEVIPYINWSAFLSAWSLSVSKSGRVGDDIVLEAKQLLSKWIEEGRRDLKAIISFYPAKSEKESIIIGDYKFPMLRQQEKREDNTYKSLVDFINPKGDYVGLFVVTAGKLINEDDSYESILEQTLRDRLVEATTEYIHEKVRKEYWGYAPEEAFGIRPASGYPIMPDLSFNFLINDFLKMSDIDVEITSNGALFPNSTTAGMFIAHPESNYFRVGRIDEEQLKEYAKSKNVSEDEVKRWLGDM; this is encoded by the coding sequence ATGATTACGCTTGAACAAATCCTAAAAGAACGTATCCTTGTTCTTGATGGAGCAATGGGTACGATGATTCAGCAGTATAATCTTACCGAAGAAGATTATAAAGGTAAGCGGTTTAAGAGCCTTTCGTGTCAAATGAAAGGGAATAATGATGCTCTCAACCTAACACAGCCGCATATTATTAAAGAAATACATAGTAAGTATCTTGATGCAGGAGCTGATATTATAGAAACTAATACTTTTAACTCTACGAGTATTTCTTTGGCTGACTACGACTTACAAGATTATGTAAAAGAGTTAAACCTCGAAGGTGCTAAGATAGCTCGCGAAGTTGCTGATAGTTATACGAAAAAGAATCCCGATAAGCCTCGCTTTGTTGCTGGCTCTGTTGGTCCGACAAATAAAACGGCATCTATATCTCCCGATGTCTCTAATCCTGCTTACCGAAATATAACTTTCGATGATTTATATAAGTCTTTCAAAGAACAAATAGATGCTTTGATAGAAGGAGGCGTTGATGTTTTATTAATAGAAACAGTATTCGATACGCTTAACCTTAAGGCGGCTCTTATGGCTGCCGAAGATTCTATGTGCGAACTTGGAGAAAGAATACCTATAATGGTATCTTTCACAATAGCAGGAAAGAGCGGCAGAATACTTTCGGGTCAAACCTTAGATGCAGCTTTGGCATCTATAGCTCACGTCGACTTATTGAGTGTCGGACTTAATTGTTCTTTCGGTGCAAGAGATATGAAGCCTTTTATCAAGGAGCTTGGAAGAACTTCACCTTATTATATAAGTGCATATCCTAACGCTGGACTTCCTAATAATCTTGGTCAGTACGACGAAACTCCAGAAGTTATGTCGTTACAAATAAAAGAATACATAGAAGAAGGCTTAGTAAATATTATTGGCGGTTGTTGTGGAACTACTCCGTCTCATATTGCTGCTTATTCGGATATAGTAAAAGATGCTAAGCCTCGTGCTTGTTGTTCAGGAGTTAAAGATAATTTAATCTTGTCGGGCTTAGACACGTTAGTAATAAACTCAGATAGTAACTTTATTAATGTAGGCGAACGGTGTAACGTTGCAGGCTCTCGCAAGTTTTTAAGATTAATAAAAGAAAAGAATTACGAGGAGGCTCTCCAAATTGCAAGGAAACAAGTAGAAGATGGGGCACAGATATTAGATGTAAATGTAGACGACGGACTCTTAAATGGAGTAGAAGAGATGACTACTTTCCTTAATCTTATTGCTTCCGAGCCCGATATTGCCTCTGTCCCTGTAATGATAGATAGCTCAGATTGGAATATCATTGAGGCGGGACTAAAAGTCCTTCAAGGTAAATCTATAGTTAACTCTATCAGTCTTAAGAATGGAGAAGATGATTTCTTGCGTAAGGCAGAGAAGATAAAGTCTTACGGCGCTGCTGTTATTGCTATGGCGTTCGACGAAACAGGACAGGCAGACACTTACGAACGAAAGACAGCCGTTTGTAAAAGAATGTATCGTTTACTTGTTGACGAAGTTGGTTTCAAACCTACCGATATAATCTTCGACCCTAATGTACTTGCTGTTGCAACAGGGATAGAAGAACACAACTCTTATGCTTTGGCTTTCATTCGCACAGTAGAATGGATTAAGAAAAATCTTAAAGGGGCTAAGGTAAGCGGAGGGATAAGTAATCTTTCGTTCTCTTTCAGAGGGAATAATTATTTGAGAGAGGCGATGCACAGTGTATTCCTTTATCATTCTATACAAAAAGGTATGGATATGGGGATTGTTAACCCTTCAACTACTATACTTTACGAAGATATTCCGTCCGATTTATTGCCCTTAATAGAAGATGTAATATTGGATCGCAACAAAGATGCTGCTGATAAACTTATAGAATACGCTCAATCAGTCAATGAAACACTTGTTCAAAAGGAAGAAAAGAAAGACGCTTGGCGTAATCTATCAATAGAAGAAAGATTAAAGTACGCTTTAGTTAAAGGAAATGCCGAATATCTCGAACAAGATATTGAGGAGGCTCTAAAGATTTATAGTCGCCCGTTAGATATTATCGACGGTCCTTTGATGGAAGGAATGAATACCGTAGGTGCTTTGTTTGGAGAAGGTAAGATGTTTTTACCTCAGGTTGTGAAAACTGCTCGAACAATGAAGAAAGCTGTGGCTGTGCTTCAACCTTATATCGAGGCAGCTAATGACGGAGGAGTAACTAAAGCAGGCAAAATACTTTTCGCAACAGTTAAAGGCGATGTTCACGATATTGGAAAGAATATAACTTCTGTAGTTTTAGCTTGTAACAACTACGAGATTATAGACTTAGGAGTAATGGTTCCCCCAGAAGATATTATTCAGAAAGCTAAAGAACACAATGTTGATGTAATAGCTTTAAGTGGACTTATCACTCCAAGTTTGCAAGAGATGTCGTTTGTTGCATCTGAAATGGAGAAGGCAGGCTTTACTATTCCTTTAATAATAGGAGGAGCTACCACTTCAAAGCAACATACTGCTCTTAAAATAGATACTTTATACAAAGGAGCTGTAGCTCACGTTAAAGATGCTTCGCAGTCGGTGCCAGTAGTAAATAAACTACTTAATCCTAACATCAACAAACAATTTATTGCAGAGTTAAAAAGAGAATACGCATCTTTAAGAGAAACCGATAACTCAAAAGAATTAGTTTCTTTAGATTATGCACGCAAACATAAACTAACTGTCGACCACGTTAAGTACAATACTCCTGAGCCTAAAACAAAAGACCGTCTAATTATAGAAGATATTTCTTTGGAAGAAGTTATACCTTATATTAATTGGTCTGCGTTTCTTTCAGCTTGGAGTCTTTCGGTCTCAAAATCAGGAAGAGTTGGAGATGATATTGTATTAGAAGCGAAACAACTTCTTAGTAAATGGATAGAAGAGGGGAGAAGAGATTTAAAAGCAATAATAAGTTTTTATCCTGCAAAGTCGGAGAAAGAATCTATAATCATAGGAGATTATAAGTTTCCGATGCTGCGTCAGCAAGAGAAGAGAGAAGATAATACTTACAAATCATTAGTCGACTTTATAAATCCTAAAGGAGATTATGTTGGTTTATTTGTTGTTACGGCAGGAAAACTTATCAATGAAGATGACTCGTACGAAAGTATTCTCGAACAAACTCTTCGCGACCGCTTGGTTGAGGCTACAACAGAATATATTCACGAAAAGGTAAGAAAAGAATATTGGGGATATGCACCCGAAGAAGCTTTTGGTATTCGTCCTGCATCGGGTTATCCTATTATGCCCGACTTGTCTTTCAACTTTTTGATAAACGATTTCTTGAAAATGTCGGATATAGATGTAGAGATTACAAGTAATGGAGCTTTGTTTCCTAATTCTACTACGGCAGGAATGTTTATCGCTCACCCCGAATCTAACTACTTTAGAGTAGGACGCATAGATGAAGAGCAGTTGAAAGAGTATGCAAAGAGTAAAAATGTATCAGAAGACGAAGTGAAAAGGTGGCTTGGGGATATGTAA
- a CDS encoding putative hemolysin (product_source=COG3176; cog=COG3176; pfam=PF19576; smart=SM00563; superfamily=69593) has product MSNDIFQINVKDIIKNKAPKLYKKLPAFVINWLAKLICQDGVNDILRKNANVTGVDFMENAIKDFGVSLNLKGKENLPSINSKCIFVSNHPLGGLDGICLSAVLGRRYNKQIKYLVNDILYFLTPLREIFIPINKHGSQAKSAIVAINDAFASENQIITFPAGLCSRKNNGKIKDLEWKKMFVTKAIEYKRDIVPVFFEAQNSNLFYNIANIRKKIGIKFNIEMLLLPKEMFKAKGSTFTIHFGKPISWETLDSSKSHQQWAEEIKNIVYNIK; this is encoded by the coding sequence ATGAGTAACGATATTTTTCAAATAAATGTAAAGGACATTATAAAAAATAAAGCGCCTAAACTATATAAAAAACTACCTGCATTTGTTATCAACTGGTTGGCAAAACTTATTTGCCAAGATGGAGTAAACGACATACTAAGAAAAAATGCCAACGTTACTGGCGTCGATTTTATGGAGAATGCCATAAAGGATTTTGGCGTTAGCTTAAACTTAAAAGGAAAAGAAAACCTACCCAGCATCAACAGTAAATGTATTTTTGTATCCAACCACCCACTCGGGGGACTTGACGGAATATGCCTTTCGGCTGTTTTAGGAAGAAGATACAACAAACAAATAAAGTATCTCGTTAACGACATTCTATACTTTCTTACGCCTTTAAGAGAAATATTTATACCGATAAACAAACACGGCAGTCAGGCTAAGAGTGCAATAGTGGCTATTAACGATGCCTTCGCTTCCGAAAATCAGATAATAACTTTCCCTGCCGGACTTTGCTCACGTAAAAACAATGGCAAGATAAAAGACCTTGAATGGAAAAAAATGTTCGTAACTAAAGCTATAGAATATAAAAGAGATATAGTTCCCGTATTCTTCGAGGCGCAAAACTCTAATCTATTTTACAACATTGCTAATATTCGTAAAAAAATAGGCATAAAGTTTAACATAGAAATGTTACTTTTGCCCAAAGAAATGTTCAAAGCAAAAGGCTCTACCTTTACCATACATTTTGGTAAGCCTATATCTTGGGAAACATTAGACTCTTCTAAGTCGCATCAACAGTGGGCAGAAGAAATTAAAAACATAGTATATAATATAAAATAG